In the genome of uncultured Flavobacterium sp., the window CTTGAAGTTTTTTCGATTGTTTTAGGAGCATTGTTATAATTAATGCTTCCACCGCTTGAAGCGCCGGCTTTCAGACTCAAAACAGGGTGAACTTCCAGACTTCCGCCACTTGATGCATCAGCCTCAATTTCATTTGCTATTAATTTTCCGGCATTAACGCTGGCTCCGCTCGAAGCTCTGGCTACTGTTTTTAATGATTTTCCTGCAATTGTGATAGAACTTCCGCTGCTTGATGTACAAGATATATTGTCAGATTCTACATTCACGTCCATTGTTGCAGCACTAGATGTTTCTAATTCTATATCTTGTCCCTGAATGATGTTTTTACTCATTACTGAAGAGGCACTCGATGCATTCAGTTTGTTAATAACAGGCATTTTAACAGTTACTTTTTTTGATGTAATATTGCGGAAAGAACTGAATTTGCATCTAATTATCAAAGTTCCATTTTCAACCTTTGTTTCAATTTCTTTTTGAAGGTTATCATCGGCTTCTACAACAATTTCTGTAGAGTCTGATTGTTG includes:
- a CDS encoding head GIN domain-containing protein; the encoded protein is MIKIIIHITKLIVATITALLFASCNLNMNTIEGSGHVTTEKRIAQGDFKNIEVSNAIDLVVQQSDSTEIVVEADDNLQKEIETKVENGTLIIRCKFSSFRNITSKKVTVKMPVINKLNASSASSVMSKNIIQGQDIELETSSAATMDVNVESDNISCTSSSGSSITIAGKSLKTVARASSGASVNAGKLIANEIEADASSGGSLEVHPVLSLKAGASSGGSINYNNAPKTIEKTSSSGGSISQG